One part of the Pirellulales bacterium genome encodes these proteins:
- a CDS encoding DUF58 domain-containing protein — MRTPQLPKITIEGLCYITMLAFLLAGALIRQINLLLALFALLVSLPLVNRWLVWATLRRLKVERRIPRSTAAGDLLLVELSVVNPQKRLASWAITIDDQIRRIGAPSGEAAISARTLVPYVAARGDAVQSYRGRIMRRGRYEFGPIHLSTRFPFGMIHGETTIEEPQSLLVLPRLGRLTRRWQRLQQSSDVGSSHVQRRQGLLEGDFYGLRHWRPGDSRRWIHWRTSARRQTPVVRQFEQQRNQDLALVLELWQPDEPSETDLANVELAVSFAASIVSDLCRRGGQMLWIAVAARETHWNCGPTSLALTREVMESLATAEGANSDRLPEALSRTLEAARPGTNAILISTRPVDLSDTERFQRLWRNPRQRAWLGRLQSINVAHTNLSDYFIPV; from the coding sequence ATGCGTACTCCGCAACTGCCCAAGATCACGATCGAAGGGCTGTGTTACATCACGATGCTCGCCTTTTTGTTGGCGGGAGCATTGATCCGACAGATCAACTTGCTGTTGGCGCTATTCGCCTTGCTCGTCAGCTTGCCGCTTGTGAATCGCTGGCTGGTGTGGGCCACGCTGCGGCGTCTTAAGGTCGAGCGGCGCATCCCGCGCAGCACGGCGGCGGGCGACTTGCTGCTGGTCGAGCTCTCGGTCGTGAATCCGCAGAAGCGGCTGGCCTCGTGGGCCATTACGATCGACGACCAGATTCGCCGCATCGGCGCGCCGTCTGGCGAAGCGGCCATCTCGGCCCGCACACTGGTTCCCTATGTCGCGGCTCGCGGCGACGCCGTGCAATCGTATCGAGGTCGGATCATGCGCCGCGGGCGTTACGAGTTCGGACCAATTCACCTGTCGACACGATTTCCGTTCGGCATGATTCATGGCGAAACGACCATTGAAGAACCGCAGAGCCTGCTGGTGCTACCCCGGCTTGGCCGCCTGACCAGGCGTTGGCAGCGGTTGCAACAATCCTCGGACGTCGGCTCCAGCCACGTGCAGCGGCGACAAGGCCTGCTGGAGGGAGACTTTTACGGTCTCCGCCACTGGCGGCCCGGTGACAGCCGGCGGTGGATCCACTGGCGCACGAGCGCCCGGCGGCAAACGCCGGTCGTGCGCCAGTTCGAGCAGCAGCGCAACCAGGACCTGGCGCTGGTCTTGGAGCTGTGGCAGCCCGACGAGCCCAGCGAAACCGATCTGGCGAATGTCGAGCTGGCGGTAAGCTTCGCCGCCTCGATCGTGTCGGATCTTTGCCGTCGCGGCGGGCAAATGTTGTGGATCGCCGTGGCTGCGCGCGAAACTCATTGGAACTGTGGTCCTACGTCGCTGGCCCTGACTCGCGAAGTGATGGAATCACTGGCGACGGCCGAAGGGGCGAATTCCGATCGGTTGCCGGAAGCCCTTTCGAGGACGCTCGAGGCGGCTCGACCCGGCACGAACGCGATTCTGATCTCGACCCGGCCGGTGGACTTGAGCGATACCGAGCGTTTCCAGCGATTGTGGCGCAATCCCCGGCAGCGCGCCTGGCTGGGACGTTTGCAATCGATCAATGTCGCCCACACGAACCTCTCGGACTATTTCATCCCCGTGTAA
- a CDS encoding MoxR family ATPase: MGKVVLGKPRVVRLCVAALLSGEHVLLEDVPGVGKTLVGKALAKSINARFCRIQFTPDLLPGDIVGSSVFDSKTSEFFFSQGPIFSNIVLADEINRTTPRTQSALLEAMSDGQVSVDGQTYRLPRPFMVIATQNPFEFEGTYPLPESQLDRFLLQSSIGYPEREEELQVLTSHRQGEPVDQLTPVLDCQQVIALQEAVRRVTMDEAIHHYLLDLVDATRNSDDLHVGASTRGALCLYRASQALALIEGRDYVVPDDIKRLAVPVLAHRVITKAYLHGNQRSAVEAIIQRFVDDLPVPT; encoded by the coding sequence ATCGGCAAAGTCGTTCTCGGCAAGCCGCGCGTCGTCCGGCTCTGCGTAGCGGCGCTCCTGTCCGGCGAGCACGTCTTGCTCGAGGACGTGCCCGGCGTCGGCAAAACCTTGGTCGGCAAGGCGCTGGCCAAGAGCATCAACGCGCGCTTCTGCCGCATTCAATTCACCCCCGACCTGCTCCCTGGCGATATCGTCGGCTCGAGCGTGTTCGACTCGAAGACGAGCGAGTTCTTTTTCAGCCAGGGGCCGATTTTTTCGAACATCGTTTTGGCCGACGAGATCAATCGCACCACGCCCCGCACGCAAAGCGCCCTGTTGGAAGCCATGAGCGACGGCCAGGTGTCGGTCGATGGCCAGACCTATCGGCTGCCACGCCCCTTCATGGTGATCGCTACGCAGAATCCGTTCGAGTTCGAAGGAACCTATCCCCTGCCCGAAAGCCAGCTCGACCGGTTCTTGTTGCAATCGAGCATCGGTTACCCCGAGCGCGAGGAAGAGTTGCAGGTGCTCACCAGCCACCGGCAGGGAGAACCGGTCGACCAGTTGACGCCCGTGCTGGATTGCCAGCAGGTGATCGCTCTGCAAGAGGCAGTGCGCCGCGTAACGATGGACGAGGCCATTCACCATTACCTGCTCGACCTGGTCGACGCCACGCGCAATAGCGACGATCTGCACGTCGGCGCCAGCACCCGCGGAGCCTTGTGCTTGTATCGGGCGAGCCAGGCGCTCGCATTGATCGAAGGACGCGATTACGTCGTGCCCGACGATATCAAGCGGTTGGCGGTGCCGGTTTTGGCGCATCGCGTGATCACCAAGGCCTATCTGCACGGCAACCAGCGCAGCGCCGTGGAAGCGATCATTCAACGCTTCGTCGACGATCTGCCCGTGCCGACGTAA
- the aroF gene encoding 3-deoxy-7-phosphoheptulonate synthase, whose translation MIIVLKPNVTEQQIEHVVQRVEALGLKAHLSRGTYRTIIGVIGDEAKTQVAPLEAIPGVAQVVPILPPYKLASLEAHPTPSVVEVAGVKFGGGYLGMIAGPCAVESAERLDAIAGAVKAAGANVLRGGAFKPRTSPYAFQGLGEDGLKILRDTGDKYGMPIVTEVMDPRRVELVDRYTDMFQIGARNMQNFNLLTEVGQTRRPVLLKRGMSASVKDLLMSAEYILAQGNANVVLCERGIKSFDNATRNLFDVAAVPLAKTLSHLPIIVDPSHATGRPDLIPACALAGVAAGADGVHIEVHNCPEEALSDGEQALLPEQYVEIADQIRKLAELLGKTVSQPAGASV comes from the coding sequence GTGATCATCGTACTTAAGCCCAACGTTACCGAGCAGCAGATCGAGCACGTCGTCCAGCGCGTCGAGGCCCTGGGCCTGAAGGCGCATCTCAGCCGGGGCACATATCGCACGATTATCGGCGTCATCGGCGACGAGGCCAAAACGCAAGTCGCCCCGCTGGAGGCTATTCCTGGCGTGGCCCAGGTCGTACCGATCCTGCCCCCTTACAAGCTCGCCAGCCTGGAAGCTCATCCCACGCCCAGCGTCGTGGAAGTGGCCGGCGTCAAGTTCGGCGGCGGCTACTTGGGTATGATCGCCGGACCGTGCGCGGTGGAAAGCGCCGAACGCCTGGACGCCATCGCCGGCGCCGTCAAAGCCGCCGGGGCCAATGTGCTGCGCGGCGGTGCCTTCAAGCCACGCACCAGCCCCTATGCCTTCCAGGGGCTAGGCGAAGATGGGCTGAAGATCCTCCGCGATACCGGTGACAAATACGGCATGCCGATCGTTACCGAGGTCATGGATCCGCGCCGCGTGGAACTTGTGGATCGTTACACCGATATGTTCCAGATCGGTGCCCGCAACATGCAGAACTTCAACCTGCTCACCGAAGTCGGCCAGACGCGCCGGCCCGTGCTCTTGAAGCGCGGCATGAGCGCCAGCGTCAAAGACCTGCTGATGAGCGCGGAATACATCCTCGCCCAGGGAAATGCCAACGTCGTGCTTTGCGAGCGCGGCATCAAGAGCTTCGACAATGCCACGCGCAATCTGTTCGACGTGGCCGCGGTTCCGCTGGCGAAAACGCTATCGCACCTGCCCATCATCGTTGACCCCAGCCATGCTACGGGGCGCCCCGACTTGATTCCCGCCTGCGCTCTGGCGGGCGTCGCGGCCGGCGCCGACGGGGTCCATATCGAGGTCCACAACTGCCCGGAAGAGGCCCTTTCCGACGGTGAGCAGGCGCTCTTGCCCGAGCAGTATGTCGAGATCGCCGATCAGATTCGGAAGCTGGCCGAACTGCTGGGCAAGACGGTCTCACAACCGGCAGGAGCAAGCGTATGA
- the tpiA gene encoding triose-phosphate isomerase, which yields MRRPLIAGNWKMNLDRAGAVALAQAVAAKANDYPSADLLVCPPSVYIDAVAAVLRGTPVAWGAQNMYHEPNGAFTGETSASMLVDLGCRYVILGHSERRHILGETDDQVRAKTVAALAAGLIPVVCVGELLSERQAGHTQGVIARQMAGSLAGLSAADMEKTVIAYEPVWAIGTGQVATPEQAEEVHRDLRRIVTDRYNTATAEKVRILYGGSVKPGNAGELLAQPDIDGALIGGASLKADDFLGIAAAAR from the coding sequence ATGAGACGGCCGCTGATCGCGGGCAATTGGAAAATGAATCTCGATCGGGCCGGCGCCGTGGCGCTGGCCCAGGCCGTGGCCGCCAAGGCCAACGATTATCCTTCGGCCGATCTATTGGTGTGTCCCCCGTCGGTCTATATCGACGCCGTGGCGGCGGTGCTGCGCGGTACGCCTGTGGCCTGGGGGGCTCAGAACATGTATCACGAGCCTAACGGCGCCTTCACCGGCGAGACAAGCGCCTCGATGCTGGTCGACCTGGGCTGCCGGTACGTCATCCTGGGGCACAGCGAGCGCCGGCACATCCTGGGCGAGACCGACGACCAGGTGCGGGCCAAGACCGTCGCGGCCCTGGCCGCCGGCTTGATCCCGGTCGTTTGCGTGGGCGAGCTCTTGAGCGAGCGGCAAGCCGGCCACACCCAGGGCGTGATCGCCCGGCAAATGGCCGGATCGCTAGCGGGCCTTTCTGCGGCGGACATGGAGAAGACGGTGATTGCCTATGAGCCTGTCTGGGCCATTGGCACCGGACAGGTGGCCACGCCCGAACAGGCCGAGGAGGTGCATCGAGACCTTCGCAGAATCGTCACGGATCGATACAATACTGCGACCGCGGAAAAGGTCCGGATTTTGTATGGCGGCAGCGTCAAGCCGGGTAATGCCGGCGAACTGCTGGCACAGCCGGACATCGACGGGGCGCTCATCGGCGGGGCCAGCCTGAAGGCGGACGACTTTTTGGGCATTGCCGCCGCGGCGCGCTAG
- the secG gene encoding preprotein translocase subunit SecG gives MFGGILMVLMFLVALFLILLVLIQRGRGGGLAGAFGGMGGQSAFGTKAGDLFTRITIGAAAVWVLLCVLSVKYYNTPDTFSSKLGGAAKIDLTPGGQNPATGGMPNAGTPGKSTEAPAETPAAGATETPAATETPAAPGAAETPAASPPAEAPAAETAPAEAPKQ, from the coding sequence ATGTTCGGCGGGATCCTGATGGTGTTGATGTTTCTGGTCGCCTTGTTCTTGATCCTGCTGGTGCTCATCCAGCGCGGACGTGGCGGCGGTCTGGCCGGCGCGTTCGGCGGCATGGGCGGACAAAGTGCTTTCGGCACGAAAGCGGGCGACCTGTTCACGCGTATCACGATCGGCGCCGCCGCGGTCTGGGTTCTGCTGTGCGTGCTGTCGGTCAAGTACTACAACACACCTGATACGTTCAGCAGCAAGCTGGGCGGAGCCGCGAAGATTGACCTGACGCCCGGCGGTCAGAATCCCGCCACCGGTGGCATGCCGAACGCGGGCACTCCGGGCAAATCGACCGAAGCGCCGGCGGAAACTCCGGCGGCCGGTGCTACCGAAACGCCTGCGGCTACAGAAACTCCCGCGGCGCCGGGTGCTGCGGAAACGCCCGCCGCGAGTCCGCCGGCCGAGGCCCCGGCGGCCGAAACGGCTCCCGCCGAAGCCCCGAAGCAGTAG
- a CDS encoding YicC/YloC family endoribonuclease — protein MTGYGEARSKLDGRSAWVEVRTINGRYFKLTTKCLEAYNAFEPDIEQVVRRQIRRGSVQITLRVERPRSGDAGGINAPLLDSYRQQLLALFQQWRVDDPLPYGALLALPGVVADQPVSSSELSEDWPLIEATLEAALANLAGMRTKEGAAMAADLADNCRQIAAELTQVESRAPLVAESYRTRLNDRLQKTLEQYQVTLDPADLIKEVSIFAERSDISEETVRLRSHLEQFDLLLKADESSGRKLEFLTQEMFREANTIGSKANDVAISRHVIEIKAAIERIREMIQNVE, from the coding sequence ATGACCGGATACGGCGAAGCTCGCAGCAAGCTCGATGGACGCAGCGCGTGGGTCGAAGTCCGAACGATCAACGGGCGCTACTTCAAGCTCACGACCAAGTGCCTGGAAGCGTACAACGCGTTCGAGCCCGACATCGAGCAGGTCGTGCGGCGGCAAATCCGCCGCGGCTCGGTGCAGATCACGCTCCGGGTCGAGCGTCCGCGCAGCGGCGACGCCGGCGGCATCAACGCCCCCTTGCTGGACTCCTACCGGCAACAACTGCTGGCCTTGTTTCAGCAATGGCGCGTGGACGATCCCTTGCCCTACGGCGCGCTCCTGGCCTTGCCGGGCGTGGTGGCCGACCAGCCGGTTTCGAGCAGCGAGCTCTCGGAGGATTGGCCGCTGATCGAAGCGACCCTCGAAGCGGCGCTAGCCAACCTGGCCGGCATGCGCACGAAAGAGGGAGCGGCGATGGCCGCCGACCTTGCGGATAACTGCCGGCAGATCGCGGCCGAACTGACGCAGGTCGAGTCGCGGGCGCCGCTGGTGGCCGAAAGCTACCGCACCCGGCTGAACGATCGGTTGCAGAAGACGTTGGAACAGTACCAGGTCACGCTCGACCCGGCGGACCTGATTAAGGAAGTCAGCATCTTCGCCGAGCGTTCGGACATTTCCGAAGAAACGGTCCGGCTGCGGAGTCACCTGGAACAGTTCGACCTGTTGCTCAAGGCCGACGAGAGTTCCGGACGGAAGCTCGAATTCCTCACCCAGGAAATGTTCCGCGAGGCCAATACCATCGGCTCGAAGGCCAACGACGTCGCCATTTCGCGCCATGTGATCGAGATCAAGGCCGCGATCGAGCGCATCCGGGAAATGATCCAGAACGTCGAGTAA
- the gmk gene encoding guanylate kinase, translating to MSTRPGQLVIVSGPSGAGKTTLLQRVFRDSELPLVGSVSATTRKPRPGEQDGVDYHFLSPEEFARRRQQGDFLESCEVFGQGDWYGTLRDEVTPSLAAGKWVVLEIDVQGTREVLRHYPAALTIFVEPGSLDELERRLRDRGTENPAALERRLQVARREIQSIDIYRYRVVNDEIDRATRAICEILNQASLQQVGDVSE from the coding sequence ATGTCGACCAGACCGGGCCAACTTGTGATCGTTTCAGGACCCTCGGGGGCGGGCAAGACCACGCTCTTGCAGCGCGTTTTCCGCGACAGCGAGTTGCCCCTGGTAGGAAGCGTCTCGGCCACCACCCGCAAACCGCGACCGGGCGAGCAGGATGGCGTCGATTACCATTTTCTCAGCCCCGAGGAATTCGCCCGTCGCCGCCAGCAGGGGGATTTTCTCGAATCTTGCGAAGTCTTCGGCCAAGGCGACTGGTACGGCACCCTGCGGGATGAGGTCACCCCTAGCCTGGCGGCGGGCAAGTGGGTAGTCTTGGAGATTGACGTGCAGGGGACGCGGGAGGTGTTGCGGCACTATCCGGCGGCCCTGACGATCTTTGTAGAGCCCGGCTCGCTCGATGAACTTGAGCGGCGACTGCGTGACCGGGGCACTGAGAATCCCGCGGCGCTCGAGCGGCGGCTGCAAGTGGCCCGCCGCGAGATCCAATCGATCGACATCTATCGCTACCGGGTCGTAAACGACGAAATCGATCGCGCCACGCGCGCGATTTGCGAAATCCTGAACCAGGCAAGCCTGCAGCAAGTAGGAGACGTCTCGGAATGA
- a CDS encoding DNA-directed RNA polymerase subunit omega, whose translation MIDELREERIVNKVGGRFKLSTLIQKRLVALNAGSRPLVNLDTHDKLEIVIQEIMQDKIYLDSSANLRITGEPEAGGGPPELDLSDL comes from the coding sequence ATGATTGACGAACTGCGCGAGGAACGGATCGTGAACAAGGTGGGCGGGCGCTTCAAGCTTTCCACGCTCATCCAGAAGCGCCTGGTCGCCCTGAACGCCGGCAGCCGGCCGCTCGTGAATCTCGACACGCACGACAAGCTCGAAATCGTGATCCAGGAGATCATGCAGGACAAGATCTATCTCGATTCGTCAGCCAACTTGCGCATCACGGGCGAGCCCGAAGCGGGCGGCGGTCCTCCGGAGTTGGATCTTAGCGATCTATGA
- a CDS encoding flavoprotein: MNGREIVVGVTGGVAAYKTAALVSQLVQAGAGVSVVLSASAREFIGAATFEALTGRTVNTGVFHEPEHPLGAHIDLATRGEILCVAPATANFMGKVAHGLADDLLSTLALSFTGPIMLAPAMNCEMWDKPSVQRNVEQLRADGVILVGPEEGWLSCRQRGMGRMSAPEKIFAAIAEQLARTSKK, from the coding sequence ATGAACGGGCGCGAGATCGTGGTCGGCGTCACCGGCGGCGTAGCGGCCTACAAGACCGCGGCGCTGGTGAGCCAATTGGTGCAGGCGGGGGCGGGCGTGTCCGTCGTGCTCTCAGCCTCGGCGCGCGAATTCATCGGCGCCGCCACGTTCGAGGCTTTGACCGGCCGCACGGTGAACACCGGCGTCTTTCACGAGCCTGAACATCCGCTCGGCGCGCACATCGATCTAGCGACGCGTGGTGAAATTCTGTGCGTGGCGCCCGCGACCGCGAATTTCATGGGCAAGGTCGCGCACGGGTTGGCCGACGATCTCTTGAGCACGTTGGCGCTGAGCTTCACGGGCCCCATCATGCTGGCGCCGGCCATGAATTGCGAAATGTGGGACAAGCCCTCCGTGCAGCGGAACGTCGAGCAATTGCGCGCGGATGGTGTGATCCTGGTCGGCCCCGAGGAAGGCTGGCTCAGTTGCCGGCAGCGCGGAATGGGCCGCATGTCGGCGCCGGAAAAGATCTTCGCGGCCATCGCCGAACAGCTCGCGCGCACTTCGAAAAAGTAA
- a CDS encoding phosphopantothenoylcysteine decarboxylase: MARILITSGPTRQYLDPVRYLTNASSGRMGRALAASALAAGHEVIIVSGPVDVEYPAGVKVIPVVSTEDMLAQCQAVFDECDGLIGVAAPCDYRPVKVAPGKINKTGEPLVLHLIETPDVVATLGAAKTHQWLVGFALETDDHRLRALAKLEKKHCDLMVSNGPEAMHSLDTQVELIDPSGAVVQALSGTKEEVADGIFRVIQERLIAGWKG, from the coding sequence ATGGCCCGCATCCTGATTACTTCCGGCCCGACGCGGCAGTATCTCGACCCGGTGCGTTATCTGACCAACGCCTCGAGCGGCCGCATGGGGCGTGCCCTGGCCGCGAGTGCCCTGGCCGCCGGGCACGAGGTGATCATCGTCAGCGGGCCGGTGGATGTCGAATATCCTGCCGGCGTGAAGGTCATTCCCGTCGTGTCGACCGAAGACATGCTCGCGCAGTGCCAGGCCGTGTTCGACGAGTGTGACGGGTTGATCGGCGTCGCCGCCCCGTGCGACTACCGGCCGGTGAAAGTCGCGCCGGGCAAGATCAACAAGACTGGCGAGCCCCTCGTGCTGCACCTGATCGAAACGCCTGATGTGGTCGCGACGCTGGGTGCGGCCAAAACGCATCAGTGGCTCGTAGGCTTTGCCCTGGAGACCGACGACCACCGCCTGCGAGCACTGGCAAAACTGGAAAAGAAGCATTGCGACCTGATGGTCTCGAACGGTCCCGAGGCGATGCATTCGCTCGATACGCAGGTCGAATTGATCGATCCAAGTGGCGCCGTCGTGCAGGCGCTATCGGGCACGAAGGAAGAAGTCGCCGACGGCATCTTCCGCGTGATCCAGGAGCGGCTGATCGCTGGCTGGAAAGGGTAG
- a CDS encoding metallophosphoesterase, producing MEPLPASLLLVLALVGNAALWITFLNRSHGLGIWRPLVHGCSLVALIGFVGGPLVVALAALTASPALAARLPIEMPGWVESLSNSSLATVAEFYAALCVLVALVPMPWWLLSGWFRRDPAHQTTLRVRCIDFAQNLSGKQLLHGAGRYGALVPGNEVFQVEIAERTLALPQLPERLEGLSIAHLSDMHMSGRISVDFFHEMVDLTNALAPDLVAITGDIVDSEECLEWIVPTLGRLNAPLGVYGIAGNHDVWVDVPALRKKMAEAGITNLGGHSKRLEIAGENVLLTGNELPWIVPEHDADAEEQQAGASCSLRILLSHAPDQINWARRRRYDLMLAGHTHGGQIRFPIIGALLAPSIYGTRYAGGLYYKSPTLMHVSRGVSGLFPVRYNCRPEITLLRLVGTAATQTRDDAAPDAEEALASGS from the coding sequence ATGGAGCCGCTCCCTGCCTCCCTGCTGCTGGTGCTCGCCCTGGTGGGCAATGCGGCGCTGTGGATCACGTTTCTCAACCGCTCGCACGGCCTGGGCATCTGGCGACCGCTCGTACACGGTTGTTCGCTCGTGGCGCTAATCGGATTCGTTGGTGGACCGTTGGTGGTGGCGCTCGCGGCTTTGACGGCTTCGCCTGCGCTCGCCGCCCGGTTGCCGATCGAAATGCCCGGCTGGGTGGAGTCTCTTTCCAATTCATCCCTGGCCACAGTGGCCGAGTTTTACGCGGCGCTGTGCGTCCTGGTGGCGCTCGTGCCGATGCCGTGGTGGCTTCTGTCCGGATGGTTCCGGCGCGACCCGGCGCACCAGACGACACTCCGCGTCCGCTGCATCGACTTCGCGCAAAATCTCTCCGGCAAGCAATTGCTGCACGGCGCAGGCCGCTACGGCGCGCTGGTACCGGGAAACGAAGTGTTCCAGGTAGAAATCGCCGAGCGAACGCTGGCACTGCCGCAATTGCCGGAACGGCTCGAAGGGCTGTCGATCGCGCATCTCTCCGATATGCACATGAGCGGGCGGATTTCAGTCGACTTCTTTCACGAGATGGTCGATCTCACCAACGCCCTGGCCCCCGACCTGGTGGCGATTACCGGCGACATTGTCGATTCCGAAGAGTGCCTCGAGTGGATTGTGCCGACGCTCGGTCGGCTGAACGCTCCGCTGGGGGTGTACGGGATCGCAGGCAATCACGACGTGTGGGTCGATGTGCCGGCGCTACGAAAGAAAATGGCCGAGGCGGGCATCACGAACCTGGGCGGCCATTCGAAGCGCCTGGAGATTGCCGGCGAAAATGTTTTGCTCACGGGCAACGAACTCCCCTGGATTGTGCCGGAACATGACGCCGACGCCGAGGAGCAGCAGGCGGGCGCCTCGTGCTCGCTGCGGATTCTGCTTTCTCACGCGCCCGATCAAATCAATTGGGCCCGCCGCCGCCGCTACGACCTGATGCTGGCCGGCCACACCCACGGCGGGCAGATTCGGTTTCCTATCATCGGAGCACTCTTGGCGCCCAGCATCTACGGCACCCGGTATGCCGGCGGGTTGTATTACAAATCTCCCACGCTCATGCACGTCAGCCGCGGCGTGTCAGGGCTATTTCCGGTGCGCTACAACTGCCGGCCCGAGATCACGCTGCTGCGGCTTGTCGGCACAGCGGCTACGCAGACGAGGGACGACGCCGCTCCCGATGCGGAAGAGGCCCTGGCGTCAGGCTCGTAG
- a CDS encoding response regulator, translating to METVAVQNPIRAFARLAREKFDGVFVASPHLGEALELGKLLQNERILEQMPDGVVLLDGDNTVIWGNGRLRDWTGRESIVGLNFYAVLGSPEILGPDFCPFHTALATGARSCSTLRSNDNHYFRVHAMPVCDADGPAQNLIVTIRDVTSEVLQQQKLAAIHQAGVELADLSPDELSHMSIEERIELLKSNILHFTQDLLNFDVVEIRLLDSATGKLEPLLAAGMVPEAMDRSLYAQLQNNGVTGFVAATGKSYLCEDTTEDPLYLEGCKGAKSSLTVPLILHDEVIGTFNVESPEPRAFTESDMQFLEIFTRDVAVALNTLELLVAEKATTVVENIEAVHRAVAMPVDDILNDAVNLMERYIGHDPDVAERLQSILRNARDIKQVIQKVGQKMAPSQAHPQPMQNQLRPQLRGLQVLVVDADENVRIAAHDLLERYGCIVETAHDASEAVCMVRNLAPGTAYDCIIADIRLPDMNGYELMLKLQGILDAVPMVLMTGFGYDPGHSIVKARQAGLQADAVLYKPFRLDALLDTVEKVSNSSRMVRQG from the coding sequence GTGGAAACCGTTGCCGTCCAGAACCCGATTCGCGCTTTTGCCCGGCTGGCACGCGAAAAATTCGACGGCGTCTTCGTCGCCTCGCCCCATCTGGGCGAAGCGCTCGAACTCGGCAAGCTCCTGCAGAACGAACGCATCCTGGAACAGATGCCCGACGGCGTCGTCCTCTTGGATGGTGACAATACCGTCATCTGGGGCAACGGTCGTCTGCGCGACTGGACCGGCAGGGAATCGATCGTCGGTCTGAACTTCTACGCCGTGCTGGGCAGTCCCGAAATTCTCGGGCCCGACTTTTGTCCGTTCCACACGGCGCTCGCCACCGGCGCGCGTAGCTGTTCCACGCTGCGGTCGAACGACAATCATTATTTCCGCGTACACGCCATGCCGGTTTGCGACGCGGATGGCCCGGCGCAGAATTTGATCGTCACGATTCGTGACGTCACGAGCGAGGTTCTGCAGCAGCAAAAACTGGCCGCGATTCATCAGGCCGGCGTCGAACTGGCCGACCTGTCGCCCGATGAACTTTCGCACATGTCGATCGAAGAGCGCATCGAGCTCTTGAAGTCGAACATTCTGCATTTCACGCAGGACCTGTTGAATTTCGACGTCGTCGAGATTCGCCTCCTGGATAGCGCCACTGGCAAGCTCGAACCGCTGTTGGCGGCCGGCATGGTGCCCGAGGCCATGGATCGCTCGCTGTACGCACAATTGCAGAACAACGGCGTGACCGGCTTCGTCGCTGCGACCGGCAAGAGCTATCTGTGCGAGGACACCACCGAAGATCCCTTGTATCTCGAAGGGTGTAAGGGAGCCAAAAGCTCGCTGACCGTCCCGTTGATCCTGCACGATGAGGTCATCGGCACTTTCAATGTCGAAAGCCCTGAGCCGCGGGCGTTCACCGAAAGTGACATGCAGTTCCTGGAGATTTTCACGCGCGACGTGGCCGTGGCGCTCAATACGCTGGAACTGCTCGTCGCCGAAAAGGCGACCACCGTCGTCGAAAACATCGAAGCCGTGCATCGCGCCGTGGCTATGCCGGTCGACGACATTCTCAATGACGCCGTGAACTTGATGGAGCGCTACATCGGTCACGACCCGGATGTCGCCGAGCGGTTGCAAAGCATCCTCCGCAATGCCCGCGACATCAAGCAAGTCATTCAGAAAGTGGGCCAGAAGATGGCCCCCAGCCAGGCCCATCCGCAGCCGATGCAGAATCAATTGCGGCCGCAGCTGCGCGGTCTGCAAGTGCTGGTCGTCGACGCTGACGAGAACGTGCGCATCGCCGCGCACGACTTGCTCGAGCGCTACGGCTGCATTGTTGAAACCGCGCACGACGCTAGCGAAGCGGTGTGCATGGTGCGCAACCTGGCGCCGGGCACCGCCTACGATTGCATCATCGCCGACATTCGCCTGCCCGACATGAACGGCTACGAGTTGATGCTCAAGCTGCAGGGCATCCTCGACGCGGTGCCCATGGTGCTGATGACCGGTTTCGGATACGACCCCGGCCATTCCATCGTCAAGGCGCGGCAGGCGGGCCTGCAGGCCGACGCCGTGCTGTACAAGCCGTTTCGTTTGGACGCCCTGCTTGACACTGTAGAAAAAGTGTCCAATTCTTCTCGCATGGTGCGCCAAGGCTAA